The nucleotide sequence GTGAAATTATTTTGACATCAAATGCCTTTTCTATTCCGACAGATTTTTTCAATGCCTCCGGGGTATCAATGGTAATGATTTTACCTCTGACAATAATGGCAATCCTGTCGCAAAGCCTGTCTGCCTCTTCAATATAATGTGTGGTAAGAAGTATTGTAATCCCTCTATTTTTCAGTGATTGTATAATCTCCCTCAATGACCTTGCGCTCATTACATCAAGACCTGTTGTAGGTTCATCAAGGAATAAAACCGGCGGGTCATGAATAAGAGAAGCTGCTACAGTGAGTTTTCTCTTCATGCCACTTGATAATTTTCCGAAAGGCACATCGCTTTTTTCTTGAAGACCAAACATATAGAGAAGCTCTTTTGACTTTGTCTTTATATTCCTTGTGCTCATTCCATAGAGCCTTCCTGCAAAGACAAGATTATCAAAACAGGTGAGTTCAGGATATAAGTTGGATGTCTCAGGAACTACTCCGATGCTTTTCTTCACCATCACTGGATTGTTCATAACATCATATCCCATTATCGTGGCAGTTCCTGATGAAGGTCTTGTCAACCCTGAAAGTAT is from Nitrospirota bacterium and encodes:
- a CDS encoding ATP-binding cassette domain-containing protein, with product MEAVRVKELRKSYNTFPALDGINFTIRKGEVFGLLGPNGAGKTTTIRILSGLTRPSSGTATIMGYDVMNNPVMVKKSIGVVPETSNLYPELTCFDNLVFAGRLYGMSTRNIKTKSKELLYMFGLQEKSDVPFGKLSSGMKRKLTVAASLIHDPPVLFLDEPTTGLDVMSARSLREIIQSLKNRGITILLTTHYIEEADRLCDRIAIIVRGKIITIDTPEALKKSVGIEKAFDVKIISHADFIEKEFSKITTAFRYEKKEDVFRFFINDLEAFIKEFSDFIKDNNLQIESINTVTPSLEDAFVEITGLKRETMVQEKGSGK